A region of the Gallaecimonas mangrovi genome:
TAGGGCAGCAGTTAATGGCAGACCTTATTGCTGAAGCAAAGGCGGCCGGGGATAACGCCATTTTTTTAGAAGTCAGGGCCAGTAATAGTGCTGCAATTAGGCTTTATCTTCGCCACGGCTTTAAAGAAGTGGGCCGACGCAAAGGCTACTACCCCTGCGTGCAAGGCCGTGAAGACGCGCTGGTGATGTGTCTGGCACTAACTGCGCCTTAATTACTCGCTTCTGTCTTTAGCTCTGTTTAGAAGCGGCCCGGTACAGGGTATAATCCGCGGCTTGTGTTTTGACAGTTGGTGAGTAGCTCATGTCCATCCCTGCCGAGGTTGCCAAACGCCGCACCTTCGCCATTATCAGTCACCCCGATGCCGGTAAAACCACCATCACCGAGAAGGTGCTGCTGTTCGGGCAGGCACTGCAAAAGGCTGGTACCGTAAAAGGCCGTGGTTCGGGCCAGCATGCCAAGTCTGACTGGATGGAAATGGAAAAAGAGCGGGGTATTTCTGTTACCACCTCGGTGATGCAGTTTCCCTATCGCCAGAGCCTGGTAAACCTGCTGGACACCCCCGGTCACGAAGACTTCTCGGAAGATACCTATCGTACCCTGACCGCTGTCGACTCCTGCCTGATGGTGATTGACTCAGCGAAAGGTGTTGAGGACCGGACCATCAAACTGATGGAAGTGACTCGCCTGCGTGATACGCCCATTCTGACCTTCATGAATAAATTGGACCGTGATATTCGCGACCCAATGGAACTGATGGACGAAGTGGAAAGCGTGCTTAAAATTCGTTGCGCGCCCATCACTTGGCCCATTGGTTGCGGTAAAGGCTTTAAGGGCGTTTATCATATCGCCAACGATGAAATCATTCTTTATAAATCCGGCCAGGGTCACACCATCCAGGAACGGCGGGTGATTAAAGGCCTGGATAACCCCGAACTTGAAGCGCTGCTGGGTGGCGACGCTCAAGAGTTACGTGACGAGTTAGAGCTGGTGCAAGGCGCGTCTAATGAATTTGAGCTGGACGCATTCTTAAAAGGTGAATTAACGCCGGTATTCTGGGGCACAGCCCTGGGCAACTTCGGGGTTGACCACATGCTTGACGGTTTAACCGACTGGGCGCCAACGCCGCAGCCGCGTCAAACCGACGAGCGTTTGGTAACCGCCAGCGACGATAACTTCTCCGGTTTTGTCTTTAAAATTCAGGCCAACATGGACCCGAAACACCGGGACCGGGTTGCCTTTATGCGTATCGTTTCCGGTAAGTACCAAAAGGGCATGAAAATGCACCACGTGCGCATCGGTAAAGATGTGAACATTGCTGACGCCCTGACCTTTATGGCCGGTGACCGTAGCGCCGTGGAAGAAGCCTACCCTGGCGATATCATTGGCCTGCATAACCACGGCACCATTCAAATTGGTGACACCTTTACCCAGGGCGAAAAAATGAAGTTCACTGGTATTCCGAACTTCGCCCCGGAATTGTTCCGCCGTATTCGCCTTAAAGATCCGCTTAAACAAAAGCAGCTGTTAAAAGGCCTGGTACAGCTTTCCGAAGAGGGAGCTGTGCAAGTGTTCCGCCCCATCGACAACAACGACCTGATTGTTGGCGCTGTCGGTGTGTTGCAGTTTGATGTGGTCGTGGCCCGCCTGAAAGCGGAATACAACGTTGAAGCCATTTACGAGGCTATCAACGTTGCCACCGCCCGCTGGGTTGAAGGTAAAGACTCGAAGAAACTGGATGAGTTTGAGCGTAAGTGCTCACTGAATCTGGCATTGGATGGCGGTGACAACCTCACCTACATTGCGCCCACCATGGTCAATTTGAACCTGACCCAAGAGCGTTACCCGGATATTATCTTTCATAAGACCCGGGAACACTAAAGGACAGCCCCGCGTAGCGGGGCTTTTTTTATGCTGATAGACAGCCATTGCCATATCGACTTTGACGAACTTGCGCCGGTAGCGCCGCTGTTAGCCCGCTGCCAGGCCCTTGGCATTGATGCCGTTGTGGTACCTGGGGTGAGCCTTGAGCACTTGCAGCGACCGCTGGCTCTGGCCAAAGCGTTTTCAATGGTGTGGCCAAGCGCCGGTTTTCATCCTTGGTATCTACCCGAAGATAAAGCCGCTTTGGGCGTCCTAACGGCCCTTGCGGTTGCTAACAAAGATAAGCTGGTGGCAATTGGTGAAGCCGGGCTCGATAAGTTTAAAGGCCCCGATGCTGCTACCCAGCAATGGTGGTTGGAGCAGCAGCTGCAATTAGCCATCGACCTCGATAAACCGGTTATCCTGCACAGCGTTGGCCGCCATGCCAGGCTGGTTGAAATCCTCAAACAATATCGTGGGATCCGTGGCGTTATTCACGCCTTCTCCGGTAGCGCCGAGCAAGCACTTGCCTTTGTGAAACTGGGGTTCTATTTGGGTGTTGGGGGTGTTATCACCAAAGCCGGTGCCCATAAAACCCGTAACGCCATCAAAGCTGTTCCCAGCCAACATCTAATGCTAGAAACCGACGCGCCTGCCATGCTGCCCGAAGGGGTGGCGGGCGAATATAACAGCCCTGAGAATTTACCCTTTATTCACAAGGCGTTATCTGAAATGCTGCAAATCGACGAAAAAGCGCTGGCACAGATCCTGACCGCTAACACCCAGCGCCTCTTTTGCGGCCGCGAAACGGGATAAGCGTCAAGAAAAACGCCCGTCCCTTGCTGGGCAAGCTAGGCCCTTTCGCTATAATGCGCGCCTACCTGTTCATCAGTAACAGGATAATTAAAAAGCTTTTGAGGAATGGTGGCTTCATGAATATTTTGATGGGTGTAGTGGGGATAGTTGCCCTGCTAGCCATCGCAGTGCTGTTGTCTGACAACCGCAAAGCGATCAATTGGCGTACCGTAATTGGTGCCTTTGCAATTCAGGCAATCATTGCCGCTTTTGTACTCTATATTCCCTTTGGTAAAGACGTGCTGACCGCCGTTTCCAACGGTGTACAAAGCGTGATTGATGCCTGCCAAGCGGGTATCGACTTTCTGTTTGCCGGCTTAGTTTCCGACAAAATGTATGCTCTGTTCGGTGGTGGTGGCTTTGTCTTTGCACTGCGGGTGCTGCCGGTTATCGTTTTCTTCTCGTCCCTTATCGCCGTGCTTTATTACCTTGGCATCATGACCTGGGTTATCAACATCATTGGTGGCGGGTTACAAAAAGCCCTGGGCACATCGCGCCCCGAGTCGCTTTCTGCCACGGCCAATATCTTCGTTGGCCAAACCGAAGCGCCGCTGGTGGTTCGCCCCTTTATTGCCAAAATGACCCAGTCTGAGCTGTTCGCCATTATGGTAGGCGGTGTCGCTTCTGTGGCCGGTTCGGTTATGGCGGGTTACGCACAAATGGGGATTGAGCTTAAGTACTTGATTGCCGCCTCGTTTATGGCCGCACCCGGTGGCCTGCTAATGGCCAAAATCATGAAGCCGGAAACCGAAAAAGCCAACCAGAACCTAGAGCAAGTGCTGGAAGATGACGAAGAGCAGCCCGCTAACGTGATTGATGCGGCGGCAACCGGTGCCTCTGCCGGTATGCAACTGGCCCTTAATGTCGGGGCAATGCTGCTGGCCTTTATCGGTTTGATTGCCCTGGTTAACATCATTATGGGCGGTATCGGTGGCTGGTTTGGTTATGGCGACAGCGACGTTAAGGCGGCCTTCGCGGCGCTGCAAAATAGCGCCGCTGCCGACCACTTTGCCGCCTTTATTGGCGCGGTGGCTGACACTGCTAAGCTGCCGGTAAATGACGTGGCCAGTCATATCACCAGCATCGACAGAGAGGTGCTTGCCAAAGCGGTTAATGCCAGCTTGGCCAGTTTCCAAGGTGGTGCCCATGATGCCGCCACCCAGCTTTTAAACGCCGCTAATGAAAAGGTGTCGTTGCAGATGCTGCTGGGCTACGTGTTCGCGCCTATTGCCTTTTTGATTGGTGTACCTTGGCATGAAGCCATTACGGCCGGGTCCTTCATTGGCCAGAAATTGGTGCTGAACGAGTTCGTGGCCTACGTGGCTTACCTCAAAGAAGCGGCGCATTTATCCACCCATACCCAGGCGATTGTTACCTTCGCTCTGTGCGGTTTCGCTAACTTCTCATCTATCGCCATTTTGCTTGGCGGTTTGGGCGGTATGGCTCCCACCCGGCGCCAGGATATTGCGCGGATGGGGTTAAAAGCGGTTATCGCCGGTTCCTTATCTAACTTAATGAGTGCCACCTTGGCCGGTTTGTTCCTGTCATTGGGTACTTTCTAACAGCAGCCAAGCTGCTAATTAAAAAGGGGCTTTTGCCCCTTTTTTGATTGGTTTTAAGTTAATACTTACCCTCTAGCAAGGGCGCCTAATGGCGCCCTTGCATTTCATTGCGCATAGCCAGATGCCGTCCGGCTTTATTTCGGCACTTCATTTCGGCACCTCGCACCAATCTATGC
Encoded here:
- the prfC gene encoding peptide chain release factor 3; the encoded protein is MSIPAEVAKRRTFAIISHPDAGKTTITEKVLLFGQALQKAGTVKGRGSGQHAKSDWMEMEKERGISVTTSVMQFPYRQSLVNLLDTPGHEDFSEDTYRTLTAVDSCLMVIDSAKGVEDRTIKLMEVTRLRDTPILTFMNKLDRDIRDPMELMDEVESVLKIRCAPITWPIGCGKGFKGVYHIANDEIILYKSGQGHTIQERRVIKGLDNPELEALLGGDAQELRDELELVQGASNEFELDAFLKGELTPVFWGTALGNFGVDHMLDGLTDWAPTPQPRQTDERLVTASDDNFSGFVFKIQANMDPKHRDRVAFMRIVSGKYQKGMKMHHVRIGKDVNIADALTFMAGDRSAVEEAYPGDIIGLHNHGTIQIGDTFTQGEKMKFTGIPNFAPELFRRIRLKDPLKQKQLLKGLVQLSEEGAVQVFRPIDNNDLIVGAVGVLQFDVVVARLKAEYNVEAIYEAINVATARWVEGKDSKKLDEFERKCSLNLALDGGDNLTYIAPTMVNLNLTQERYPDIIFHKTREH
- a CDS encoding TatD family hydrolase; this encodes MLIDSHCHIDFDELAPVAPLLARCQALGIDAVVVPGVSLEHLQRPLALAKAFSMVWPSAGFHPWYLPEDKAALGVLTALAVANKDKLVAIGEAGLDKFKGPDAATQQWWLEQQLQLAIDLDKPVILHSVGRHARLVEILKQYRGIRGVIHAFSGSAEQALAFVKLGFYLGVGGVITKAGAHKTRNAIKAVPSQHLMLETDAPAMLPEGVAGEYNSPENLPFIHKALSEMLQIDEKALAQILTANTQRLFCGRETG
- a CDS encoding NupC/NupG family nucleoside CNT transporter, whose protein sequence is MGVVGIVALLAIAVLLSDNRKAINWRTVIGAFAIQAIIAAFVLYIPFGKDVLTAVSNGVQSVIDACQAGIDFLFAGLVSDKMYALFGGGGFVFALRVLPVIVFFSSLIAVLYYLGIMTWVINIIGGGLQKALGTSRPESLSATANIFVGQTEAPLVVRPFIAKMTQSELFAIMVGGVASVAGSVMAGYAQMGIELKYLIAASFMAAPGGLLMAKIMKPETEKANQNLEQVLEDDEEQPANVIDAAATGASAGMQLALNVGAMLLAFIGLIALVNIIMGGIGGWFGYGDSDVKAAFAALQNSAAADHFAAFIGAVADTAKLPVNDVASHITSIDREVLAKAVNASLASFQGGAHDAATQLLNAANEKVSLQMLLGYVFAPIAFLIGVPWHEAITAGSFIGQKLVLNEFVAYVAYLKEAAHLSTHTQAIVTFALCGFANFSSIAILLGGLGGMAPTRRQDIARMGLKAVIAGSLSNLMSATLAGLFLSLGTF